A window of Rosa rugosa chromosome 7, drRosRugo1.1, whole genome shotgun sequence genomic DNA:
AAAAGAACTAGAATGGCTTTGCTTACTATGGGTAAGTGCACCAAACTGTTGGAACTCTCCATCAACTACTCTAGTGGAAAgttattgtatttttttttttttggtattgaGGATAAATTTCTTCTTGAAACTCCATCCTCTCGAGCAACTCCGAACTCGATGTAcatcaaagaagaaagaatacaAACTTCAGTCACACAAATTGGCTCCCCAATTCGTGCAATGGGTAAATCAAGACTCACAAAGTCGGTAGAGATTCGATCGATTAATGTATGAATTTACAACTCACTCCACAATCGTCATACTAATCAAACTTCACTAGCATCAAGATGGCTAGTCTTTTTAGAGTAAGTGAGTCGAACCCACAATTGGTTTTGCCAATCCATTAACCCCTTAGAGATAAAggtggatatttttttttttacatgaaAACGAGAGGGTTAAAGGTGGAAAATTGTTTCAATCCACAATCGTCATACTAATCAAACTTCACTAGCATCAAGATGGCTAGTCTTTTTAGAGTAAGTGAGTCGAACCCACAATTGGTTTTGCCAATCCATTAACCCCTTAGAGATAAaggtggattttttttttttacacgaAAACGAGAGGGTTAAAGGTGGAAAATTGTTTCAAGAGTTTATTTTAGCATTACCTTTTAAGAAAGAGTTGGGTGACTAtttaattaagaatatatttacTAATAATGTAAGATTCTCTGTATCTCGATTTTCTTTATCTCAAATTTATTAGAGATTTACTTTCTCGTATTAATTACCTGTATCAATATAAATATTCTCGCAGATGAAATAATAATACATTGAAAAATTCCTCAACCCCGTGTGGTTTCACCGTTTCAGGTCagatttttctgttttgtttcaaacaattttctcagttatttttttgtttcaaaCAATTTTCTCAGTTAACGTTGTGTAAAGCTTATCAGAAAGGAAATTTGAAATAAGAGGCAGGCCATGCCCCAATAATTAGGCCACGAAACATGGTAAAGGTGGCCGGTGGTTAATTAACTACTTTGCCCTCTTTaatgcactttcaattttttatAATAATTCACGACAGGCCCATTGCGACTCAAACTGTACCTTCACGCGTCAAAAGAAAATCCTTTCTTTCGTTAAAATAAGACCCCTCTCGCTTCTACGTGTACTGCGTACATTTGGCACTCACGTAAATATTCCCTCAATATAGGGTCAATCATTTCCCATTAATCCCCAGACCTCTCATGCCTTGGTCCCAAACTCCCAACCCAACACAGTGAAACTCGTCTCTTTCCTCAACATCATTCAATCTCTCTCTAAGTTTAGTGGGGTTGGTGTTTCATTCACTTCAGACTCCTTTGTGttctctctctaattcttcTCCACTTCATTTGTCAATAACTTCCTTGTTCTGGCTCCTCCACACCCACCATGGCTGAGGCAACAAAGCACAACAACCTACCCATCAATGGTGGAACATTGATCTCAGACATGAAGAGCCTCTTCTCCATCATCAAAACCAGAAGAACTGTTGCCTTTGCCTATGGCTTCATGTTTGCCTTTGTTGCCTTCACTGTTTTCTTGGCCTTCAATCCAAACCCGAACTCTGGTGCTCCTTGGTTCACTAACATATTCACCACCAGCAGCACTGCTACTACTTCTGGTAGTGGATCTCAgttctcttcctttttctcttctttcttctaccccaatgcttcttcttcttcctcctcctcccaaCAGTTTCAAACTTTTGTTCCTTCTCCACAGACACAGCCATCTAGATCTAGTAACACCACTGTGAATAAACAACCGCCGAGCCAAACTCAGCCCATTGTGAATTCTGATAAACCACAAGTTTTGAGCCCAAATCAGACATCAGATTCCCCATCTAACGCTTCCTTAGCGACCCCGGACAGTTCAAGTTTGCCTAAACAAACCCTTGTGAAAAACCAAACTCAGACCACCCCAAATTCTGATAAGGCCACAGTTTTAGAGGCAAATCAGACCACAGTTGCTGCCCCGATAACTCCGGTGGTGGTGCCGGCCAATAAGACCACGAGCTCACCTCCGAAATCGGGTTCCATTGGGAAGAACGACCCTAAGAGTGTTGCTGAGAAGGGTGTGACATCGAATTATACGGATGTGTTGAAGAAACAGAGCAATGAAACAAAATCCAGTGTGTCGGTGAAGGAGGGGAAGGATGATTTGATCAAGTCTTTGTTGAGTTGTGATTTGTTTCACGGGGAATGGGTCGAGGATGATTCATACCCTCTTTACGAACCTGGGTCTTGTCCTTTGATTGATGAGCAGTTCAATTGTATTCGTAATGGTAGGCCTGATAAGGATTATCAGAAATTCAAATGGCAGCCTAAGGATTGCAGTCTCCCAAGGTATGTGGTGAAAACCATtgttttttacattttt
This region includes:
- the LOC133720778 gene encoding protein trichome birefringence-like; this translates as MAEATKHNNLPINGGTLISDMKSLFSIIKTRRTVAFAYGFMFAFVAFTVFLAFNPNPNSGAPWFTNIFTTSSTATTSGSGSQFSSFFSSFFYPNASSSSSSSQQFQTFVPSPQTQPSRSSNTTVNKQPPSQTQPIVNSDKPQVLSPNQTSDSPSNASLATPDSSSLPKQTLVKNQTQTTPNSDKATVLEANQTTVAAPITPVVVPANKTTSSPPKSGSIGKNDPKSVAEKGVTSNYTDVLKKQSNETKSSVSVKEGKDDLIKSLLSCDLFHGEWVEDDSYPLYEPGSCPLIDEQFNCIRNGRPDKDYQKFKWQPKDCSLPRLDGSHMLELLRGKRLVFVGDSLNRNMWESLVCILRNSAKDKSKVYEAHGRTHFRGEASYSFIFKDYSCTVEFFVSPFLVREWEMPDKDGSKKETLRLDLVGRSSNLYKDADILIFNTGHWWTHDKTAKGKDYYQEGSHVYGELNVLEAFRKALTTWSRWVDASVDTGKSMVFFRGYSASHFSGGQWNSGGQCDSETLPIFNETYLRPYPPKMLVLEKVLKNMKHHITYLNITRLTDFRKDGHPSIYRKQNLSPAERKSPKSFQDCSHWCLPGVPDAWNEVLYAELLVKLHKKNLHQQLQQQKKKA